From Streptomyces sp. NBC_00376, one genomic window encodes:
- a CDS encoding ABC transporter ATP-binding protein codes for MAEHNPSHDAAILLENVTKRYPGPNGDVVAMRGVDLSVQRGEIFGLLGPNGAGKTTTIETLVGLRRPTAGRIRVLGYDPMEQRDELRKHVAIQPQQAAVFEQQTVVELLRVWASFYPDPDTPDAVIERMGLTGSRDVRVAKLSGGQRQRLLVGTALISRPRLLVLDEPSTGMDPNARQELWDAVRDHRSAGGTVLLSTHSMEEAETLCDRVAVLHKGAIAACGAPQDLIAAHAPERELHFTVPAGTDLGQLRDTVGVSHIESHDAGSETRVVARTRDSDAAFTLLAGPLGARRIQIKEAGLETVFRLLTGVFFHKAAVGTEADEAGLGKEPRKTEGVDA; via the coding sequence ATGGCTGAACACAACCCGTCCCATGACGCAGCAATCCTGCTCGAGAACGTCACCAAGCGTTACCCGGGCCCAAATGGGGATGTCGTCGCCATGCGGGGTGTCGACTTGTCCGTGCAACGGGGAGAGATCTTCGGACTGCTCGGCCCCAACGGAGCGGGCAAGACCACCACCATTGAGACGCTGGTCGGCCTACGTCGTCCTACCGCGGGCAGGATCCGGGTCCTTGGGTACGACCCCATGGAACAGCGCGACGAATTACGCAAGCACGTTGCGATCCAGCCGCAGCAGGCCGCCGTGTTCGAGCAACAGACGGTGGTGGAGCTGCTGCGGGTCTGGGCTTCCTTCTACCCCGACCCCGACACCCCCGACGCCGTCATCGAGAGGATGGGCCTGACGGGCTCGCGCGACGTCCGGGTGGCAAAACTCTCGGGCGGCCAGCGCCAGCGTTTGCTCGTGGGTACGGCGCTCATCTCCCGCCCGCGCCTGCTGGTGCTCGACGAGCCGTCGACCGGCATGGATCCCAACGCCCGGCAGGAGCTGTGGGACGCGGTCCGCGATCACCGCAGTGCCGGTGGCACCGTACTGCTGTCGACGCATTCCATGGAGGAGGCCGAGACGCTCTGCGACCGGGTGGCTGTGCTGCATAAGGGCGCGATCGCCGCCTGCGGCGCTCCCCAGGACCTCATCGCGGCCCACGCGCCTGAACGCGAGCTGCACTTCACCGTTCCTGCCGGCACCGACCTGGGACAGCTGCGCGACACGGTGGGCGTGTCCCACATCGAAAGCCACGATGCCGGCAGCGAAACACGGGTGGTGGCGCGAACGAGAGACTCCGACGCGGCGTTCACGCTGCTTGCCGGCCCGCTCGGCGCTCGGCGGATCCAGATCAAGGAAGCCGGCCTGGAGACGGTGTTCCGCCTCCTCACCGGGGTCTTCTTCCACAAGGCGGCCGTCGGAACGGAAGCGGACGAGGCCGGCCTCGGGAAGGAGCCCAGAAAGACGGAAGGCGTAGACGCATGA
- a CDS encoding transposase, with product MGTDKRTYDAEFREGAVRIVIETGKPIPQVAEELGVHPGTLHSWVSRWRRNGSASSDRPAAAESGGRVRESERAELERLRREMGEKNKRIRELEMERDVFKRCMALWVK from the coding sequence ATGGGAACCGACAAGCGGACGTACGACGCCGAGTTCCGTGAGGGTGCTGTACGCATCGTGATCGAGACGGGGAAGCCGATCCCGCAGGTCGCTGAGGAGCTCGGTGTCCATCCGGGCACGCTGCACAGCTGGGTCTCGCGGTGGCGCCGCAACGGGTCGGCATCGTCCGACCGGCCCGCGGCCGCGGAGAGTGGCGGGCGGGTGCGGGAGAGCGAGCGCGCGGAACTGGAGCGGCTGCGGCGGGAGATGGGCGAGAAGAACAAGCGCATCCGGGAGCTGGAGATGGAGCGTGATGTCTTCAAGCGATGCATGGCCCTCTGGGTGAAATGA
- a CDS encoding IS3 family transposase: MTESDPAALAAFIGNQRAEHHVPHRLACRVLGVSESWFYKWRGKPMTTREVRRGKLAEAIKQIFEGSGGTYGSPKVWIRLLREGWRVSVNTVAKIMAELGLAGRKIRRRRGLTRPGKRAAAPDFVRRDFTADAPDQVWAGDMTEIVTGEGKLYLATVIDLFSRRLLGYAMGERHDAELVVASMNMAAATRGGDVKGVLFHSDRGSEYVSRRFKRACRRLGVTQSMGRVGSCFDNAVSEAFNSVLKVEYVYRHTFATRAEARLRIAAWITGFYNTHRLHSVCGYHSPIDYEHDHRANSALGLAA; encoded by the coding sequence ATGACCGAGTCCGATCCCGCGGCACTGGCCGCGTTCATCGGTAACCAGAGGGCCGAGCACCACGTCCCGCACCGCCTGGCCTGCCGGGTTCTTGGGGTGTCGGAGTCCTGGTTCTACAAGTGGCGCGGCAAGCCCATGACAACCCGCGAGGTCCGGCGCGGGAAGCTGGCCGAGGCCATCAAGCAGATCTTCGAGGGCTCGGGCGGCACCTATGGCTCACCGAAGGTCTGGATCAGGCTCCTGCGGGAAGGATGGCGCGTCTCGGTGAACACCGTCGCCAAGATCATGGCCGAGCTCGGCCTGGCCGGACGCAAGATCCGTCGGCGCCGCGGGCTGACCAGGCCCGGCAAACGGGCCGCGGCTCCGGACTTCGTGCGCCGGGACTTCACCGCGGACGCACCCGACCAGGTGTGGGCCGGCGACATGACGGAGATCGTCACCGGTGAGGGCAAGCTGTATCTGGCCACCGTGATCGATCTGTTCTCGCGGCGCCTGCTCGGCTATGCGATGGGCGAACGACACGACGCCGAGCTCGTCGTCGCGTCCATGAACATGGCTGCCGCCACCCGCGGTGGCGACGTGAAGGGCGTGCTCTTCCACTCGGATCGCGGCAGCGAATATGTGTCCCGGCGGTTCAAGCGCGCCTGCCGGCGCCTGGGCGTGACGCAGTCCATGGGCCGGGTCGGGTCATGTTTCGACAACGCCGTCAGCGAGGCGTTCAACAGCGTGCTCAAGGTTGAGTACGTCTACCGGCACACCTTCGCTACCCGGGCCGAGGCCCGGCTGAGGATCGCCGCCTGGATCACCGGCTTCTACAACACCCACCGACTACACAGCGTGTGCGGATACCACAGCCCGATCGACTACGAACACGACCACCGAGCCAACTCCGCCTTGGGGCTGGCCGCATAG
- a CDS encoding winged helix-turn-helix domain-containing protein has protein sequence MTHPRKSLDSVIHAPVRFSIAAALASVDEADFKTLRNIIEITDSALSKQISLLEQAGYVKVRKAFVGKRARTWLSLTGKGRTALGRHLNALREIAAWDSQASPGDESET, from the coding sequence GTGACGCACCCGCGCAAATCTCTCGACAGCGTCATCCACGCACCGGTGCGCTTCTCCATCGCTGCTGCGCTGGCCTCGGTCGACGAGGCCGACTTCAAGACTCTCCGCAACATCATCGAGATCACGGACTCGGCCCTGTCCAAACAGATCTCCTTGCTGGAACAAGCCGGCTACGTGAAAGTCCGCAAAGCCTTCGTCGGCAAGCGCGCCCGCACCTGGCTCTCCCTGACCGGCAAGGGCCGCACCGCCCTCGGCCGTCACCTGAACGCCCTCCGTGAGATCGCAGCCTGGGACTCCCAGGCAAGCCCAGGAGACGAATCCGAGACTTGA